The DNA region CGGAGGCGAAGGAGCGCCGACAACCGCCAGTGTAGTTCGGCCTGCTGAATCGGCAGGGCGACGAGTTCGTCGATTGTTTCCGTGACCACGTTGTCGGCCAACCGGCCAGCATCCATGTCGATGATCTCCGGATTGGATTCGGGAAGCAACAGGAGATACGGGAGCAAGACGGGAGCGGTCGCCGTTTTCTTCGCCTGAAGCGCATCAAGATGCTCCTCGAAGGCTGCTTTGTCGAGGATACACACGTCGAAGGCGGTCTCGTCAATTCCTTCCGCGAGGTCCACAGTTTCGTACGAGGGGTGACCGTCAAGCCACTCTACGAGCAACTGGCGATTGCCCGAATCCGAAACGAGGGGGAGAACGCGGTTCCGAGATTCGGTTGTCCTTTCAGGAGTCATGATCCGTCTTCGTCGTTCCGGTGGTTGGCTCTTTCAGGAGTTCAATCTCGACGGCGACCCCACCCAGTTCGGCATCGCCGATACGGAGTGTCCCGCCATACTTGGTGACGAGTGTATCGACGAGATAGAGACCGAGACCTGCGGCAGGGTGGTCGAGTCCCCGGTCAGTTCGGCCCAAGACGGCGTCTCGCTGGTCCGGCGGGATACCCGGACCATCGTCAGCAATCGTGATAGCGACCCTCTCGGGACCGTCCACTACCCCGATCTCCACGCGGGGCGTCTCGCTGTTGTTGTGCTGGACTGCATTGTTCAGCACGTTTCTGAACACCGACGCGAGGAGGTCGTTCGCACGGACATCCACTGGTGGAATCTCGCCGTCGATGACGAAATCGGCAGCTTCGAACGTTTCGCGGCGTTTCGTGAGTTCGTCGGTCACCACGTCCGTGAGGTCAACCGCTTGCAAGTCCGGTTCACCGGCCGTTTTGAGTGTCTCGATGAATTCCCGGACCGCTTTGGTAAGACCCACGACGTGCTGACCGCTGTCCAAGACCCGCTGGCGTATCTGGTCGCCCGCGTCGTCGGTGTGGTCGGCGAGTTGCTCGGTCCAGCCGATGACGACGTTCATCTCGTTGCGGATATCGTGGCGAGTGATGCGATTCAACAACAGGAGTTGGTTGGTTTTGCGCTCTAGCGCGATTGACTGCGCTCTGATGCGAGCAAGCGAGTCGAGTCGGCTGCGCAATTCCGCAATGTCGATCGGTGTCGCCAGAATCTCATCGACGATTTGCCGGAGCGACGGCTCTATCTCGGTCCGGTCTGGAGTATCGAGCGTATTGGCAGGGGTGTCGGAACTCACGAGGAGTACCGGGAGAACGGTCTCGGCATCGGCCTTTCGCCCCCGAATCTCGGTGTCGTACTCACGGAGCGAGTGTTCGTCGAGAATAGCGATATCGAACTCGGCCGCTGAGAGTTCAGCGTGGTCCCCCGAGACGATTTCGTACTGCTCCTGTGTCTGCACCCAGTTGGCGAGCACCCGTTGATTGCCCGTATGCGAGAGTATCGGCAGGATTCGGACTGGTGATGACTCTGTTCCGAGTCGGTCAGCGGGAACGGGCGTCGGTGATTCAGGCCTCATCGTCATCCCACGTCGGTGTTCCAGTAAGAATCCCACGGAGTTCCGGGAGCGATTCCCCGACGCGTAGCCCGTGTTCGGTGATCTCCAGTTCCCGGAGTTGGTTTTCGTAATCGCTGGTGCGCATCTTGAGAACGCCGATCACCTTCCGGAGCGAACCCTTGTACTCGACGTGGCGCAGGACGACGATACTGTCGGCGAGATAGCTCATGCCTTGGTCGGTCGCGCGAAACTCACCGGTGATCTGGTGGACCTCGTTCGTGACGAGACCGGTCACGCCCATGTTGCGGAGATAGCGCCCGATCTTGACGAGATGCTGCATCGGGTCCGTGCCGACGCCGCGGAGCGACTGTCCGAAGCCGTTGGTCCCGTCGATCATCACGATCTCCGCGTCGTTGTCTTCGACTTCGCTTCGGATGTGGTGGGTGAATTCGTCGATGGTCAGTTCCTCCGGCCCTATCACTTCCACGGTGAGCGTCCCCCGGTCGATCATGTCGGTTACGGGGATGTTGACGGCTTCCGCACGCTCGAAGAGAGTGTTTCGGTCCTCCTCGAAGCTGTACAGGACCGAGTGTTGGCCCCGCCCCGCAGCCTCTTTCATGAACTGGAGACCAGTCGTGGTCTTGCCGACGCCTGTCGGCCCGCTCAGAAACGTTATCGTCCCGGTGGAGATACCTCCCGACAACAGCGAGTCCAGTTCGGGGACGCCAGAGGAGAGTTTCGTCGGGGTGTGTTCGCGCTCGTGACGGTTGGGGTCGAGTCGTGACCACACTTGCATACCCTCGTCGGTGATTTGGAGCGCGTGCTGACCAGACCTGATCGACGACCCACGAAACTTCGAGACGTGGAGCGTCCGGCGACCCGGATCTTCCTCCATGTTGATGACGGCATCGACCAGAAATTGCAAGTCGTCGTCGGGCATCGATTCGGCAGCCTGCGAAGTGAGCAGGACCGTCGCTCCCTCGCTTTTGAGGAACTCTACGAGACCCAGAATCTGTGAGCGGAACTGGTGTTCGTCTGGAGCGAGATACCGGAACTCGGTGACCGGGTCCACGACGACGCGATCTGGTTCGATCTCCTGAATCTCTGTGCGAATGTTCTCGACGAGCGAGGGTGTTTCCACTTCACTGGACTCGAATAGGGTGTACGTCTCTTCGCTCTGAAACTGGTCGCCGGAGGCGGAGAGGTTGAGGAAATGGAGCGCGTCGATATCGACGCCGAAATGCCGAGCAGTGTCCCGAATGTAATCTTCGGGTTCGCCGAGGTTGATGTACAGTCCTGTCTCGTCGGCGTCAATGCCAGCGGCGAGAAAGTGCAACGAGAAAATCGACTTGCCCGATCCGGGTGGTCCCCGGACGAGTGTGGCGGATTCGGGGAGGTATCCGCCGCCGAGAATATCGTCTACGCCCGGAACGCCGGTCAAGATTCGCTCTCGACCATCACTATCGTTTTCGCTCATGTATGAATCCATAGCTTGAACCCTTATATCTTCCCACATTACGTCTCAGTGGTTGATAATCATACTCAGCGTTTTAGCTGAGGATTGGTATCTCGGCTTACATTTTGTTGGCGGTTTCGGAAGCTGTTCCGCAGAACGAGCGTCCGTCGTCTGAGAGTCACTCCTCGACCACTCCGCTACTATTCCGAGAAGTAACGAGTGCTCGAAACAACTCATCATCTGTCGAGAGCGTCACGAAAACAGTCACACGGAGAGGCTTTTGTCCCCACGACACGACCAACTAGTATGTCCGAACGGAACGTCCTCGGCGGAGAGCTTGCCACCTGTAGTACCGACCCGACGACAGGCTACGAACGCGACGGCTGTTGTGTGACTCATCCCGACGACCGGGGGAGACACGAACTCTGTGCGGTGATGACTGAGGAGTTTCTGGCGTTCAGCAAAGCACAGGGAAACGACCTCGTGACGCCGCGTCCGGAGCTACAGTTTCCCGGACTCGAACCGGGCGACCGCTGGTGTCTCTGTCTTGGACGGTGGGTTGAGGCGCTTGAAGCCACGCGGACCGAACGCCTCCCGGAGACGACCGTCCCGCCTGTGATTCTCGAAGCGACCAACGAGGCAGTATTAGATGCTGTGGACCTGAAGACACTCGAAGATCACGCCTATGACGCGTGAATCACCGGTCTGCCGACTGGAGTCGTCCTAGCAACTGGTCGGAGACGCCGGTCAGATAGGCCGTCCCGAAGAGAGCGACGAGCAGGCCCCCATCGTGTTGTAGAAGAGATCGAGGACGGTGTCGTCGAGACGTGGCTCGTTGAACCGTCGGACGCCGCTGCAAAACCCCGACGGGTGAGGTCAGGCTTCGATTTCTCCCGCTGCGAAGGCCTCTCGGAGGTTCTGCTCGTCTTCTCTGGAGAGATTGGTCCGCACGACCTCGGGGTCGAACTGCTTCATCTCCTCGATAACGCGGTCGGCGACAACGTCTTCGACCAGCAAGAACAGCGCAGAGTCTCCGGGTTCGATGGTATCACCGACCTCCTTAATGAACTTGTCGTCGATACCGTAGTCGGAGAACTTGCCGGAGAGTGCCCCGGTAATCGTTCCGAGCGCCAGACCGAGCCACGGTGCCAAAAACAGGAGTCCAATGAGCATCCCCCAGAACGCACCGCCGAGCGCACCCGCCCCGACGAGGCTCTGGGCCTGCTTGATATCGACTCCGCCGCCCTCCTTTCGCACGACTACGGCCGCGTCTCGTAGCGTTATCAGCTGTTGTTTCTGTAGTTCTATCAACTTTTCTCGGGCCTCGAATGCCTTCTCCTTGCCGTCGAACGCCAGTACGACGAGTTCACTCACGGTCTTTCTCCTCCAAACGCTGTTTCAGCGGCAGCCGTCTTATACCACGCCGAGTGTTCAACTGGAAACCGGACGCTATCTCGGTGTTATTTCGGTTATCCCTGTGGAAGCTCTCGTTTAAGTGGTGGGTCAAGTACAGGTCGGCAGAGAGGGACGTTCCCGAGTAGAAACTGGGCCGCGGTTCTCCAACACGGTATCGGCGCAATAGCATCTGTATTGTTGGGCACCATAACATCCATACTGATAGACACCTTATTGTGGTGTCGTGAATCTGAACGGAGGTGCCTCCGTTCCGGAGTCCACTCCATCGACAGGCATGTCGGAGAGTTGGTTGCGTCACTGGGGTCCAGCGATGGTCGTTAAGTTTGGCATGAATTGTGGCAGACGGCGACGGCTTGTAACCACGATTCCACTGTTTCTATCTTGGCGTTGCGGAACGCATTCGAAAGCGAAGACGTTCGTCGTTTTACCTCGCAGAACACACGTTCGGCGCGATTCCGATTTCCGTGGCGAAAAGAGGGTCGGAGGAAGTCGGATTCGTGGGCCCAGTTGAAACTCAGAACAACCCACCGGTTCTGTCCGGTGCGATTACGGATCGGCTAGTCGTCTGCGACAGTCCGAGTGTTCGGCATCTCCGGGGGTGCTTCGGTCTGTTCGGTCACTGGTATCCAGTCCAAAGACTCCTCGTAGTGGAAGGCGCTGTGGTCCTGAGTTGGATCGACGACCGTGAGTGATAGCCAGTTGTTGTCCAGAATCTTGGTCAGTTCCTCGTGGTCGGTCAGGATGTCGGTGACCCGCTCAATCGGCGCGTGGACGACCGTCGAGAGGCGGAGCGGTTGGTGATACGGTTCGTCGTCTGCGGTCGTCAGCGACTGGAGCGGGAGACCGGTCATCAGATCGCCGCCGTTGCCCTGATAGACGCCGATATTGCCGACCGGGTTTTGGGTCACTTTCGACCCGCTGCCGTAGACGGCGTTGTCAACCGTCGAGAAGTAGTACTGGGTGTTGATCCACTGGGTGACGACCATGGGACCAGTGAAGATTGCTTCGAGCGCGTCTCCATCGGGGTCGGTTGACCAGTCGTACGAGTGGAGGAACGTGCGCCCGTCGAGATCACAACCGCTTGTCAACTCGCGTGGGCCGATGACGAAGCCAGCGTTGCCCGCTAGCCCCCACTCGGGACGTGTCTCGGCCCAGTCGGCGGCACGACGTTCCGTCTCGCTGACGCCGGTCGAGGCGTCGGCACCCATCGCCTCGGCGCGCTCGGCAGTCGAGTTCTCACGAGCCGTTGCGAGGTCCATACGCAACTGATTGAGGTCGTCCGCGTGGCTCTCGGGCACGTCGTCCGCGAACAGGTCCACTTCGTCGGTCGTTGTGTTGTGTTCTCCGGCAACAAAGACCGTGTCCTCGGGGATGGCGAACCCACGGTCCCGGAGTTCGGCCTTGACAGCCTCGTCGTTACAGATCTTTGCGAGGACGCGAGCACTCGGGCCGCCGGGGTTGCCCGCACAGGCACCGCAGTCTAGGCTCGAATCGTAGGGATTGTTTGCCGTCTCGCTGGCGTGGCCCGTGAAGACGACGAGGCGACTGAACGTCTTGAAACCCATCAGCTCGAAGGCAGTCGCAGCATACTCGACTTTCTCCTCGTGGGTCAGCCCCACCGGCAGGTCGCCAGAGTAGGTATGCTGGTGATGGACGAGCGGCTCACAGAACTCGCGCTCGTCGGGCACCAACTCGGCGGCAGCGTCGAACAGGTCGTGAACGCGCCCCGGAACGAGCGTCCGGGCCGCGAGTGAGAGACCGTAGCCGCTCCCGGCAGTCTCGACGAAGCCGTAGGCGCTGGCAGCGTTGGCCTCCAATATCTCGATCACTTCGTCGGCAGCCTCGCGGATGCCGGACCAGCGGTTGTAGCGTGCCTGCGTGTCGTCATCGGTCGGGAAGTCAGTGATGTGATGCTGTGGGTTGAGGATCGGAGGGCAGGCATCGACCGACACATCGGCGTCGTACCCCTGATACTCCATCGGGATGCCGAAGAAGCCAGCGTACCCGTGGGTCTCGTAGTCGCCCGTTGCCTCGATGTGACGACGGATAATCTCCGAGCGAGTGTCGATACAGAAGACCAACTGGGCGTCCGGGCGTCCCGACGTCTCGCCGTCGTCCATCGACTGGCTCTCACCTGCGATGGTTCCAACGAGGTCATTGCGGTAGGTCGCTTCCCACGCACGCAAGAACGCCTGAGCGATTTCGTCTGCCGGGTTCGCGTCGTCAAGGTCGTCGTCCGGTTCAATCGTAGCGCCGACGGCATCCAGCAGTGCCAGACGCGCCGCAAGGTACCCTTCCAGCGAAATCGGGTACTTCGACTGCCACACGCCCTCGTCCTCGGAACGCTGTTTGATGAACCCGGTCCAGCCCGAGAGTGCGGCCAGTTGCTCCTCAAAGATGGGCACCCACTGATTTTCCGGATATGGCTCCAGAACTGCCTCGATAGCCACAATCGGCGTTTCAGGCAGGTCGGCGACGACGCCTTCGTCGGGGACGGCGCTATCGTATTCGACCATGTTCCTGAAAGCAGTGTAGAACCCCGCCTCGCGGTTCGGCATCGACCAGTGGGCACTGTCCTCGTCGAGGAAGGCAGACAGCCACTTTGTCAGCACCTGGTCCACATGGTTTGTGGCGGTGTCCGCGTCACTGTCCTCGGCGTCGGCCGCGTCGGCCATGCGGTCGAGTAGCGTTTCGGGGTCGTCCTCGTAACCTGCCTCGGCGAGTTCCGCTCCGAGGAATTCCGGGTCAATCTGGCCGCGTTCCAGCGCCGTCCTGAACGTCTCGGCGCTGGGGTAGCCACGGCCGCCCAACAGCGTAGCGGCCTGCTCGACGGCCTCCCCGAACGGCTGGTCCTCGAACCCCGAAAGGGGGTTGGCCGTCACGAACGAGTGGATGGGCCAGACGGAGCTGACGGTGGTCGCTGCTTCGTCGATGCTGTCGTGGATAGCAGATTCAGTACTCATTGTAGTCCTCCGGGGAATTCAATAGGGTGTTCGATGACGGTTGGGTGACGTTCAGCAGTGCCACGTAGAGACGCTGGCTGTGTTCGTGGATTCCGGTCTCGATGGCGACGTAGACGCCGACGAAGCTGACGGCGATAATGCCGTGGAGTAGGGTCAGCTCGGTCGTCGCCGTGCTGACCGCAAGGAGATCCGAGACGCCTTCGTAGACAACGGCATAGATAATGATGGCCGGGAAGAACACAAGCGGGACGGCCACATAGCGGACAAGTGTCGGAAGTGAAGTGTGCTGGACCGCACTGCGGGCCGCGTGGAGCGTGGTGAAGACGACGAAAAAGGTCAACAGGAGACCACTATCGACGTGTGCTCCCTTCCCCGTCAGCACCGTGAACACCACGCCACCGGCGAGGCCGGTCAGCAACGCCACGACAAAACCGACGGCACTCGTCATATCGCCGATCGTGTGCTCGGTGGTCTCGCTCGGACTCTTGTGTTCGATCTGCTCGCCCGAACTGAGGAACTGATAGGCCTTGTAGAATCCATGCAGGATGAGGTGGGTAATCGCGGCCCCGAAGAAGCCGAGTCCAGCCTGCATGATCATAAAGCCCATCTGGCCGACCGTCGAGCAGCCGAGTTTGCCTTTGATGTCCGTTTGGACCGATTTCAAGAGCTTTCCGCCGCACGCACTCGCCGCGCCGACGGCGACGACTGCGAGCATGAGCGTAGAGTTGACCGTGATGACCTGGGCGAAGCGGACCAGCAGGATGCCGCCCGCATTGACGAATCCGGCGTGCATCAACGCAGACGCCGGGGTCGGTGCGGTCATCGAAGTGAGCAGCCACGTGTGGAACGGGATTAGCGCGGACTGGATCATCGCCGCGAGCACGAGAATACCGGCAGCGAGCAGCCACACCGGACCACCAAGCGTGTCGGTGGCCGCGCTTATTCCGGAGATCGTCGTCGCACCGGTCGTCCACCACAGCGCCGTCAGCGCAACACCCAGCAAGACGCTACTAGCGAGAAAATACTTGCGAGCGACTGTCTTCGCCGCCTGTGCCTGTTTCCAGCCCTCGATCACACCGATGAGTTCCGCCATCACCAGGCCCATCGCCATCCACAGGAACCCGAACAGTGCGACGTGGTCGGCCGCGACGAGCGCCATCACAGTTACGGTGAAACCGAACACAGCGATGAAGAACCGCGTTTTGTGAGTGCTACCAGCCATGTAGCGGCGGGAGTAGCTGTGAACAATACCGCTAAAGAAGGTGACCACCACCCACATGAGGACGGTCAGGCCGTCTATGGCAACCAAGCCGGGAATTTCCCACACACCATCAAACCTGACTCTGGCGATGAGGACGGCGACACTCGCGGTGAACAGCGACCACACGAGCCACGTTAGTACAACGGGCACGAACGGTGATTCCACCGTCGTGTCCGGGAGCGCTCCGACCGTCGGTTTCGAACTCTGTCCTGACATCGTTCAGCCCATCGTACGACCCATTGCGCCACCGGAGACAATCGCTTGTGGGACGCTTCTGGTCGCAGTTACTACTCTAAATGAACAGAGTGGTTGTTAAATCCATCTATTTTCACATTCTGTTCGCTTTTCCGCCAGCATAGAACCTAATAGTTCGCCCAGCAATGCGGGGGAACAGACAGTCGCGGGTCAGGTCAGGAGGCTTGCGACCCGTACCGACGCGTCTTCGGGGAGACGATCTCGGACTGTGGTCGGGTCTGTCGCACCGTCGAACGCGACCAGATATCGCTTGTCGGGGAACGAACTGTACGCTCCATCTTGATCGTAAACGTAGCCAGCGACCGTGACCGACGAGGGGAGTGCCTGGTGGAGAAACTGGACCTGTCGGCGAACGTTGTACTCGACGAGTCGATACTGCAACGAGTTAAGCGGCAACGACTCCGCCACAACTCCCTCTTCGAACCCATCTCCGACGATCGAACGGAGTGGATCCAACCGTGCTTCGATCCCGTCAGGTGACTCTGAATCGGGTGCAACCCACCGCTCGTAGGCGTCTTCGAGAACCTCACACTTCGTGTGTCCCACAACGAGGACTACTGTGATATCGTACTGCTGTCTGGGGTGTTCGATGTTGCTGTCTACAATCGTTTTTTCCTCGTATCGTTCCTGTGTCTGATTCCCGAGAGTCTGAACTCCAACGACGTTCCAGGTAGCATCGACTGGCCAGAGCGGTCCCCGAAGTTTGCAACTGCTCATCGAGCACGAGACGACGAGTGCCGTTTGCGTATCCGATTCGTGTCCACGGTCGCTCCGGTCTGGGACTGACTCGATGACAGATTCAAGATCGTTCCCGGTCATTCTATTGTATGCCACCTCCGCTCGGATCCACTACTGTCTCCATCGGCTTCCTTCGACCGATTTAGTATTGAACCGGTATTACGTTACCGAAACCGTTCGATATTCGTATACAGAAAACCATATCGTTATCTGTTCCGGAGTACCGATATGGAAACACTCTCAGGGACCGTTCTTACCGGCCGGTCGTTCGAGCCGATTCGTGGTCGTGTCGTCGTCGAAGACGGGCAGATCCAGAGTATTGAGGAGGCAGAAACGACATCAACCGATATTATACTGCCAGCTTTCGTCAACGCTCATACGCATCTGGGTGACTCCGTCGCAAAGGAAGCGGCTGTCGGACTGTCACTGGACGAGGCAGTAGCACCGCCGGACAGTCTCAA from Halorussus pelagicus includes:
- a CDS encoding sensor histidine kinase is translated as MRPESPTPVPADRLGTESSPVRILPILSHTGNQRVLANWVQTQEQYEIVSGDHAELSAAEFDIAILDEHSLREYDTEIRGRKADAETVLPVLLVSSDTPANTLDTPDRTEIEPSLRQIVDEILATPIDIAELRSRLDSLARIRAQSIALERKTNQLLLLNRITRHDIRNEMNVVIGWTEQLADHTDDAGDQIRQRVLDSGQHVVGLTKAVREFIETLKTAGEPDLQAVDLTDVVTDELTKRRETFEAADFVIDGEIPPVDVRANDLLASVFRNVLNNAVQHNNSETPRVEIGVVDGPERVAITIADDGPGIPPDQRDAVLGRTDRGLDHPAAGLGLYLVDTLVTKYGGTLRIGDAELGGVAVEIELLKEPTTGTTKTDHDS
- a CDS encoding ATPase domain-containing protein, which encodes MSENDSDGRERILTGVPGVDDILGGGYLPESATLVRGPPGSGKSIFSLHFLAAGIDADETGLYINLGEPEDYIRDTARHFGVDIDALHFLNLSASGDQFQSEETYTLFESSEVETPSLVENIRTEIQEIEPDRVVVDPVTEFRYLAPDEHQFRSQILGLVEFLKSEGATVLLTSQAAESMPDDDLQFLVDAVINMEEDPGRRTLHVSKFRGSSIRSGQHALQITDEGMQVWSRLDPNRHEREHTPTKLSSGVPELDSLLSGGISTGTITFLSGPTGVGKTTTGLQFMKEAAGRGQHSVLYSFEEDRNTLFERAEAVNIPVTDMIDRGTLTVEVIGPEELTIDEFTHHIRSEVEDNDAEIVMIDGTNGFGQSLRGVGTDPMQHLVKIGRYLRNMGVTGLVTNEVHQITGEFRATDQGMSYLADSIVVLRHVEYKGSLRKVIGVLKMRTSDYENQLRELEITEHGLRVGESLPELRGILTGTPTWDDDEA
- a CDS encoding DUF2237 family protein, whose product is MSERNVLGGELATCSTDPTTGYERDGCCVTHPDDRGRHELCAVMTEEFLAFSKAQGNDLVTPRPELQFPGLEPGDRWCLCLGRWVEALEATRTERLPETTVPPVILEATNEAVLDAVDLKTLEDHAYDA
- a CDS encoding DUF1269 domain-containing protein → MSELVVLAFDGKEKAFEAREKLIELQKQQLITLRDAAVVVRKEGGGVDIKQAQSLVGAGALGGAFWGMLIGLLFLAPWLGLALGTITGALSGKFSDYGIDDKFIKEVGDTIEPGDSALFLLVEDVVADRVIEEMKQFDPEVVRTNLSREDEQNLREAFAAGEIEA
- a CDS encoding DUF2309 domain-containing protein, yielding MSTESAIHDSIDEAATTVSSVWPIHSFVTANPLSGFEDQPFGEAVEQAATLLGGRGYPSAETFRTALERGQIDPEFLGAELAEAGYEDDPETLLDRMADAADAEDSDADTATNHVDQVLTKWLSAFLDEDSAHWSMPNREAGFYTAFRNMVEYDSAVPDEGVVADLPETPIVAIEAVLEPYPENQWVPIFEEQLAALSGWTGFIKQRSEDEGVWQSKYPISLEGYLAARLALLDAVGATIEPDDDLDDANPADEIAQAFLRAWEATYRNDLVGTIAGESQSMDDGETSGRPDAQLVFCIDTRSEIIRRHIEATGDYETHGYAGFFGIPMEYQGYDADVSVDACPPILNPQHHITDFPTDDDTQARYNRWSGIREAADEVIEILEANAASAYGFVETAGSGYGLSLAARTLVPGRVHDLFDAAAELVPDEREFCEPLVHHQHTYSGDLPVGLTHEEKVEYAATAFELMGFKTFSRLVVFTGHASETANNPYDSSLDCGACAGNPGGPSARVLAKICNDEAVKAELRDRGFAIPEDTVFVAGEHNTTTDEVDLFADDVPESHADDLNQLRMDLATARENSTAERAEAMGADASTGVSETERRAADWAETRPEWGLAGNAGFVIGPRELTSGCDLDGRTFLHSYDWSTDPDGDALEAIFTGPMVVTQWINTQYYFSTVDNAVYGSGSKVTQNPVGNIGVYQGNGGDLMTGLPLQSLTTADDEPYHQPLRLSTVVHAPIERVTDILTDHEELTKILDNNWLSLTVVDPTQDHSAFHYEESLDWIPVTEQTEAPPEMPNTRTVADD
- a CDS encoding proton-conducting transporter transmembrane domain-containing protein, whose protein sequence is MSGQSSKPTVGALPDTTVESPFVPVVLTWLVWSLFTASVAVLIARVRFDGVWEIPGLVAIDGLTVLMWVVVTFFSGIVHSYSRRYMAGSTHKTRFFIAVFGFTVTVMALVAADHVALFGFLWMAMGLVMAELIGVIEGWKQAQAAKTVARKYFLASSVLLGVALTALWWTTGATTISGISAATDTLGGPVWLLAAGILVLAAMIQSALIPFHTWLLTSMTAPTPASALMHAGFVNAGGILLVRFAQVITVNSTLMLAVVAVGAASACGGKLLKSVQTDIKGKLGCSTVGQMGFMIMQAGLGFFGAAITHLILHGFYKAYQFLSSGEQIEHKSPSETTEHTIGDMTSAVGFVVALLTGLAGGVVFTVLTGKGAHVDSGLLLTFFVVFTTLHAARSAVQHTSLPTLVRYVAVPLVFFPAIIIYAVVYEGVSDLLAVSTATTELTLLHGIIAVSFVGVYVAIETGIHEHSQRLYVALLNVTQPSSNTLLNSPEDYNEY
- a CDS encoding carbonic anhydrase is translated as MTGNDLESVIESVPDRSDRGHESDTQTALVVSCSMSSCKLRGPLWPVDATWNVVGVQTLGNQTQERYEEKTIVDSNIEHPRQQYDITVVLVVGHTKCEVLEDAYERWVAPDSESPDGIEARLDPLRSIVGDGFEEGVVAESLPLNSLQYRLVEYNVRRQVQFLHQALPSSVTVAGYVYDQDGAYSSFPDKRYLVAFDGATDPTTVRDRLPEDASVRVASLLT